A window from Diachasmimorpha longicaudata isolate KC_UGA_2023 chromosome 5, iyDiaLong2, whole genome shotgun sequence encodes these proteins:
- the LOC135162585 gene encoding neuronal acetylcholine receptor subunit alpha-2-like — protein MSALRQIFLIVIYVIGFVASDVYDYEWNCKDIESDTPLYKLKRYLFCDYDPGIRPGHEAKNTTDISTMIIPQKIVFDEDSATLEINTWLYIEWMDPYLTWKSEDHGDISRINVKSRDVWIPELYSLNTMYGEMTRIPETVCSLLKTGELTCFTPVQYTVSCVSDYTRWPWDLHNCTLQLAAWAYIDEEISFNNRSGIVIDWYEDTEEWVLSVPEISVTREKSKFSKNATFPTFTVSTVLTRIEGPLKSVFITPVIILTVVTLTILWLRPGSPERLMLACFNFLSHLLIIRDVHYKVPNSGSQVPNILIFYTNSFILSFVVLVLTCWLQKILEWKGEVPTWLASKIHVVLTSKVGKILSINVLDPKGSALLEDDADDNSTLVDSQPVNPKWENVVTVMGWFFLFSFGFIYFVMSLALLC, from the exons ATGAGTGCATTGAGACAGATTTTTCTAATAGTGATTTACGTAATTGGATTTGTGGCTTCTGATGTATATGATTATGAATGGAACTGCAAGGATATCGAAAGTGATACGCCTCTTTACAAGCTTAAACGATATCTTTTTTGTGATTACGACCCTGGAATCAGACCTGGACATGAGGCCAAAAATACAACTGACATCTCGACTATGATTATTCcacaaaaaattgtattc GACGAGGATAGTGCTACCTTGGAGATAAATACCTGGTTGTATATC GAGTGGATGGATCCTTATTTGACTTGGAAGTCTGAAGATCATGGGGATATCTCACGCATCAACGTCAAATCCAGAGACGTTTGGATACCAGAGCTGTATTCGTTGAATAC caTGTATGGAGAAATGACAAGAATTCCAGAAACAGTATGTTCACTATTGAAAACGGGCGAGCTTACCTGTTTTACACCGGTTCAGTACACCGTATCTTGTGTCTCTGATTACACTCGGTGGCCATGGGATCTTCACAACTGCACTCTGCAGTTGGCTGCATGGGCGTACATCGATGAAGAGATATCGTTCAACAACAGGAGTGGCATTGTCATCGATTGGTATGAGGATACTGAAGAGTGGGTACTGTCTGTACCTGAGATAAGCGTaacgagagaaaaatcaaAGTTTTCGAAAAATGCTACTTTTCCAACTTTTACGGTGTCAACGGTCTTGACCAGGATTGAGGGACCTTTGAAGAGTGTTTTTATCACTCCAGTGATaa TTCTGACTGTGGTGACTCTGACTATTCTGTGGCTGAGACCAGGTTCCCCTGAACGTCTGATGTTAGCCTGTTTTAATTTCTTGAGTCATCTGTTAATCATTCGAGATGTTCACTACAAAGTTCCCAATAGTGGAAGTCAGGTCCCCAATATTC TGATTTTCTACACCAACTCCTTCATCCTTTCGTTCGTGGTATTGGTATTAACCTGCTGGCTCCAGAAAATTTTAGAGTGGAAAGGGGAAGTGCCCACATGGCTGGCCTCAAAAATTCATGTCGTCCTCACGAGTAAAGTTGGAAAAATCCTGTCGATCAACGTCTTGGATCCTAAAGGATCAGCGTTACTTGAAGATGATGCTGATGACAATAGTACTTTAGTGGACTCTCAGCCGGTGAACCCCAAATGGGAGAATGTTGTCACTGTCATGGGATGGTTCTTTCTCTTCAGTTTcggtttcatttattttgttatgTCTCTCGCTCTTCTTTGTTAA
- the LOC135162583 gene encoding neuronal acetylcholine receptor subunit alpha-5-like isoform X2 has protein sequence MTTVSFTTLIVIYVIQVASAEFDFMEFNCKIIDEGTPHYQLKRHLFCDYDPGIRPENESKNKTVVDTTIFPRKVTFDERSGTMDMHSWLFIEWDDPFLTWNPEDHGGIKDLYVRSREVWTPEVFFIDPHGQTSGLPETSCKLKNTGHLGCIPSIQYSVPCVSDYTRWPWDVHNCTMILGFWAYTSEQISFKRGNGLVIDLSRDFEEWKMSFPAFGLREAKSKLINNATLPTFMMSVVLSRTQTGLKSVFITPVIILTVMTLTIVWLRPGSTERVMLCCFNFLGHLMALRHIHYRIPDTGNDVPNILIFYTTSLILSSIVLILSCCLQNLLQWKREVPVWLALQVSIVLTSKVGQILSINILDPKGSALLQEDDNDNSTLVDSEQKKSNWENVVTVIGWFSLFGFGFIYLIMCFVLLR, from the exons ATGACTACAGTAAGTTTCACTACGCTCATAGTAATCTACGTAATTCAAGTTGCATCTGCTGAATTTGATTTTATGGAATTTAACTGCAAAATCATTGACGAGGGAACTCCTCATTATCAACTGAAAAGACATCTCTTCTGTGATTATGATCCTGGAATAAGACCCGaaaatgaatcaaaaaataagACTGTTGTCGATACTAcgatttttccaagaaaagTGACGTTC GATGAGAGGAGTGGAACTATGGATATGCACAGCTGGCTATTTATC GAATGGGACGATCCCTTTTTGACTTGGAATCCAGAGGATCATGGTGGCATCAAAGATTTGTATGTTAGATCCCGCGAGGTGTGGACGCCAGAAGTGTTTTTCATAGATCC CCACGGACAAACGTCGGGGCTTCCGGAAACATCATGCAAGCTGAAAAATACTGGGCATCTGGGATGTATTCCATCAATTCAATATTCTGTACCCTGTGTCTCTGACTATACTCGCTGGCCCTGGGACGTTCACAACTGCACGATGATATTGGGCTTCTGGGCCTACACCTCTGAACAAATATCCTTTAAAAGGGGAAATGGCCTTGTCATAGATCTCTCAAGAGACTTTGAGGAATGGAAGATGTCCTTCCCCGCATTTGGATTGAGGGAAGcgaaatcaaaattaataaacaatgcGACGTTACCGACTTTCATGATGTCGGTGGTTTTGTCAAGGACACAAACGGGTTTGAAAAGTGTTTTTATTACTCCAGTAATAA ttttgacTGTAATGACTCTGACGATTGTGTGGCTGCGACCAGGATCCACGGAACGTGTGATGTTATGCTGTTTCAATTTCCTGGGGCATCTGATGGCCCTTCGGCATATTCATTATCGGATCCCCGATACTGGAAATGACGTTCCAAATATTT TGATCTTCTACACCACCTCCCTCATCTTATCGTCTATCGTATTGATATTGAGCTGCTGCCTCCAGAACCTTCTCCAGTGGAAACGGGAAGTGCCTGTTTGGCTGGCCTTGCAAGTCTCAATCGTCCTAACGAGTAAAGTTGGACAAATACTGTCGATCAATATCCTGGATCCTAAAGGATCGGCGTTACTCCAAGAGGATGATAATGACAACAGTACTCTAGTGGATtcggaacaaaaaaaatccaactggGAAAATGTCGTTACTGTCATTGGATGGTTCTCTCTCTTCGGttttggttttatttatttgattatgtGTTTTGTTCTACTCCGGTAA
- the LOC135162583 gene encoding neuronal acetylcholine receptor subunit alpha-5-like isoform X1: protein MTTVSFTTLIVIYVIQVASAEFDFMEFNCKIIDEGTPHYQLKRHLFCDYDPGIRPENESKNKTVVDTTIFPRKVTFDERSGTMDMHSWLFIEWDDPFLTWNPEDHGGIKDLYVRSREVWTPEVFFIDPSHGQTSGLPETSCKLKNTGHLGCIPSIQYSVPCVSDYTRWPWDVHNCTMILGFWAYTSEQISFKRGNGLVIDLSRDFEEWKMSFPAFGLREAKSKLINNATLPTFMMSVVLSRTQTGLKSVFITPVIILTVMTLTIVWLRPGSTERVMLCCFNFLGHLMALRHIHYRIPDTGNDVPNILIFYTTSLILSSIVLILSCCLQNLLQWKREVPVWLALQVSIVLTSKVGQILSINILDPKGSALLQEDDNDNSTLVDSEQKKSNWENVVTVIGWFSLFGFGFIYLIMCFVLLR from the exons ATGACTACAGTAAGTTTCACTACGCTCATAGTAATCTACGTAATTCAAGTTGCATCTGCTGAATTTGATTTTATGGAATTTAACTGCAAAATCATTGACGAGGGAACTCCTCATTATCAACTGAAAAGACATCTCTTCTGTGATTATGATCCTGGAATAAGACCCGaaaatgaatcaaaaaataagACTGTTGTCGATACTAcgatttttccaagaaaagTGACGTTC GATGAGAGGAGTGGAACTATGGATATGCACAGCTGGCTATTTATC GAATGGGACGATCCCTTTTTGACTTGGAATCCAGAGGATCATGGTGGCATCAAAGATTTGTATGTTAGATCCCGCGAGGTGTGGACGCCAGAAGTGTTTTTCATAGATCC AAGCCACGGACAAACGTCGGGGCTTCCGGAAACATCATGCAAGCTGAAAAATACTGGGCATCTGGGATGTATTCCATCAATTCAATATTCTGTACCCTGTGTCTCTGACTATACTCGCTGGCCCTGGGACGTTCACAACTGCACGATGATATTGGGCTTCTGGGCCTACACCTCTGAACAAATATCCTTTAAAAGGGGAAATGGCCTTGTCATAGATCTCTCAAGAGACTTTGAGGAATGGAAGATGTCCTTCCCCGCATTTGGATTGAGGGAAGcgaaatcaaaattaataaacaatgcGACGTTACCGACTTTCATGATGTCGGTGGTTTTGTCAAGGACACAAACGGGTTTGAAAAGTGTTTTTATTACTCCAGTAATAA ttttgacTGTAATGACTCTGACGATTGTGTGGCTGCGACCAGGATCCACGGAACGTGTGATGTTATGCTGTTTCAATTTCCTGGGGCATCTGATGGCCCTTCGGCATATTCATTATCGGATCCCCGATACTGGAAATGACGTTCCAAATATTT TGATCTTCTACACCACCTCCCTCATCTTATCGTCTATCGTATTGATATTGAGCTGCTGCCTCCAGAACCTTCTCCAGTGGAAACGGGAAGTGCCTGTTTGGCTGGCCTTGCAAGTCTCAATCGTCCTAACGAGTAAAGTTGGACAAATACTGTCGATCAATATCCTGGATCCTAAAGGATCGGCGTTACTCCAAGAGGATGATAATGACAACAGTACTCTAGTGGATtcggaacaaaaaaaatccaactggGAAAATGTCGTTACTGTCATTGGATGGTTCTCTCTCTTCGGttttggttttatttatttgattatgtGTTTTGTTCTACTCCGGTAA